Genomic segment of Populus nigra chromosome 14, ddPopNigr1.1, whole genome shotgun sequence:
ATGGAGATTTCCTAGTTGAGTACGAGGGGAACTCCCTGTTCACTGTATTCATAATCGATAAGAGTTTTACGGAAGTAGGCTATCAATGGAATAACACTGATGCTGCGGAGAGTAATCAAGAAGATAAGCTTGAGGAtcatgaagatgatgatgatgatgatgccttTGTTGAATTCATTGACATTTCGTCTGGCTCACAAGAAACAGGAAAGGGGACCAAAGGGAAGGAAAAACTAGGTTGTTCAAGAAATTCTGAAGGTTAAATAAATCACATTGCATTGTTTTCCTCTTTCTAGTTTTCTTGCTTAAAAACAAGTAGCTTCTGTCACATTCTTAATCTGCTTGCTTTCTCATGTATCTGTTTAAGTTTTGacttgatattttattgaaCAGAATATGAAGGTGATCATGGAGGAAGGCCTGCTGAAAACAAATGTCATCCAAGTGGGACACCATTGGtaatttcctgttattttaccTAGCTCTCTTTAACTTGTGACTTCTTGCCTCTCAAACTTTGAAATTAGTAAGGTTGTTTGTTGTTGGCCCCCCAAAAAAGCCCCTTTTTTCATCGTAATTTCAAAGCAATAAGAACTCGCCTAAAATTAAGGAAGATTAGATATCTTTTCCAAATGAAAACAAGTGGCAAATAGTGTATCTTTGATCCAAAGCAATAGAATATTATCTGCTGTATCATGACAAAGCGAAATCTCTAGTACAGAGTGCAGCCAGAGACAGCCCTGGTTTCTACTTTACATGGACTGCGAGCTTTCTAGTGTACCACAAAATCTGCCATTAAGAGAAAGGAAGATTAAAACTACATCAAGCAAGCTTTCTAGTACTGTTTGACCTGTTCTGTGTGGAACCGTGTTGCTAATCAGTTTTTCTTTCGACtgttacaggaaaaaaaaacgaataaaCAAACATGAACCCTAGATAATATCCAGGTAATGcttgtaatttctttttctgtGCCTGGCTCCTAAAGCTTGTCAACAAGACTTTCTGAGAAAGTtgcaaaagaaagaagattgtACTTGCAAGCATCTTATTTGGCTTTACTGCAACCCTATTACTTTACCTTTGTTTCCCCTTAAGTTTGGATAGGCATGCATTAGAAATGAAGTGACATGATTTTTTGTATCATGGTAACATGTACCACACCTGCAACACTGAGAAGCTATAAACACGCTTTCATGCAGATCTTCTGCAGTATTCAAAAAGCCGTTGTCTTTATCTGTCAAAATCTGCAGCAAATCTAGAAAcagaaatatttctttttatcgaAAGTGAATTATCTCCACACAGGCTTGCAGATTCGATTCCTTTCCTTGTCTGTTGCGCAAACTTAAGTCTCATGATCAATCTGCAATGCTAATTTATGCGTAGATAAACCAGGCAATGACCTCATTAAGTCTGTTAACTCCATACTTAGCAAGAGAATAGAATCAACTATGGTGTTGGCTTTTTATAGGACTAGGGATATGGACAAAACAAAGACTAGCCGAGTACTCTTTGTTTCATTGAGAGACAAATTTATTTCGTTTGATATTTCAGAGAATAGAATATTATCTGCTAATTCAATCTAAGCAGAATGAGATTTGGAATTGTCAAATATCCTTATGGTTGGTCTGTTAAATCTTGGTGTTTCGTACATTAACAGTCTAGTACTGTTTTGTTACTTGTGCTCGGCTTTGCAAGCTAATTCTTTACTTGACAATCGATCTCACATTTCCAATGACTATAAAAGAGCTAGGTTCGAAGAAACTATGGAATGTGAGCTCGATCGAATGCCTTCAAATCAATAATCTTCTCCAGGATGAGAAGAATAATGAGCACAGATTCTCCTAATTGTGCAGCTTGCGGAAAGGCTTATAGGAAGAAATTGTTGTTTAAGGTTGATGCAACAATGCTGTtgaaaagctcttttttttacacaatttaCAATTGACATTGCTTTTATGATCTTTATaggatttattttaatgtagCTGGATTCAAATCTCAGTAATTATTGACCATCTTCATATATTACAGTATGGCAAATATTGTACAGGAGGTTATTGTTGCCTGTGTTCAATATTTAAGGCTGCCATGAACGCAGCAGCAAGTCTGTTTATTCCTTCTCACAGCTATCAAAAAGTTACGATTAACATCTTAAGATCAAATACGTGATCCGCCTCGAAAACCATATTGTTATCTCTGATTAAAGAATGCGATGTAATAGCTGAAAAATAGGATGGGAGTTAGGAGGTCTGCTCAGATGTCGTAGAAGGGCTTCTGGCTCTTGACCACCCGAATCCGATAATTATGATGCTTGTGCTTCAATAGATAAAAAGCAAGATTCTCTGAAGacctttttttatgaatattcttTGGTTTGAGAGTAAACTCTCTCGCAGGATTGGAAACAACACATCTTTATAAGAAATCAGGTCGttttttgataaaatcttgATCTTTTTGACATGAGAATCACCGCTGGGTTCTTGCAGGAGATACGACACTATCTGACTAGAGACAACTTATTTCGGCTGATTTTTAAGACATTCGACGCAAGACCAAAAAACCACCGTTGAAATTAAGAAGCAAGTTACCTATTTTACCATCTATATATAAAGCAAAGGCAGATTCATCCCAGGCAAGTTTGACACTAGCGCTTTTCTTTCTGCAGTTGGCTTTCCCACAGCATTAAACATTTCAAGGGAAGCAATGCTATCCAACATAACAGGTCTGATTTAAGGgttaagcattaaaaaaaaaattaagaacaaatcCATGAACATAATTTCATCtctcaaaaaacaatatagttatTTAAGGAAAGGGGTGACATTTCTAAGCATTCCAAAAACATAGCGGTAGTTTAGAACTAGCTTAATAGAGGCGGACTGGGGTACCCATGGTACTCTTTAGGTGCAGCGACTTCACCTGATTTACAGCAAAAGACATAAAATAGGTTCAGAAAACAGTCAACGGTGCTAGAAAGAAGTCGCAACAAGTTTAAAAAGAACAAACTCACATTTTGCCAGTTTTTCTTCAACAAAGAGACCAGGAAGTTCACAGACATTTGAACATTCTGGAAGATCTGCTTATCCTCCATGTCGCAGTTGCCAACAGCAACACCCATGCAAAGGACTTTCTTTAATTGAAACTTCACGGTTGCCTTGATCTCATTAACTTTAGACTCCAGTGACTCTTGGTGAGTCACGAGGGTAGGAAACTTTCCTGCATTCACATATAAATCGGCAGAAACCATGAGAAACTACCATATCCAAAAGACGGTGAATACTCCTAATAAACTTGCCTGCCTTGTTGAGACCAGGGCCTAAAAGACGAGGAATCTGCTTGATGACAGACTCTGATGCCAAAAAGGCATGGTACTGCTTGGAAAGCTTCTTAACcaatttcttgttcttgttcagcTTCTTCAATGCTTCAACATCCATCCATTGCAAACCTATAGAAGTTGCctgcaaatataaattaaacagTTAATCCTATTAAAAATTCCATTACAAGTGATAAAAATTCAGACTCAAAGTTTGTAGAAAGCATTTAATGGCCCCAGTAATACATCTCGCAGGCACAAGAGATAACTACAATCATCTGATTATCGTGGTATAGGAAACATGATTTGAAAACGAACAAGTCAAATATGCTATTTTGGCAGCAAAAACAGAGAACATTAAATAGAAACCAAAACTGAAACCTCATCAATGATTAAAGAACTTCTTGTAATCTATGTACAATTATGAATGGAATGAACAATTACCTCCTCCACATGCTGAGCATCTCCAAGCATGCAGACCTTCATTTTGGGACGCGGTATGTGCGGCAACTTAACAGAGCCGCTGAACCTCTTGTCCTTCTGGGGGTCATAGTTTTTCAATCCAATCTGTAGTTCGATGGTCTGGACGAACTTGCGGGGCTTCTCATTCACACCATTTTTTATAGTTGTAACAGCTTCGCGAATTGTATCCCCTGCAAGCTTACTGCAGTAGCAAAATATACAACATTCATATCATGAAATGTAACACCAATCACTCCCTGGCTCAACCAATGATGTTTCaggtgattttatttttaatctagtTTACGCTTCATAACCGAGAAATCAGTCAAGTAAAAGCAATCGGGACCAAGTTCAggcagaaaattatcaaaacttcagtttattatataaatcCAAAGCAATTAtataaaactaacaaaacaaatttcCCATTTTAACATATAGATGATCAAAAGAACCTTTCAAATTATactaaaattcttcaaaaaccaAGAACCCATAACCCCACATCATATTTCCTTGCAatccatgaaaacaaaacagtgataaTGAAATTACttccaaaacatgaaaaaatcaagaaaccttcaaaatgacatgaaaagaaaacaaccaaGATTTTGCGGCATACCTCATGATTGAAACCTCTTAAAGCAACCCTCTTCAGAGTTTTGTCCTGCAAattcaacaggaaaaaaaaaacattaaagctaaaaaaagaagatgaaagaaCCCATGCTTGAACTCAAATCTAAGCTGTTGAATCGAAAGAAAAcccaccaaagaaaaaaaatggaggaaCTTGGAGAAGAGAAGGTAACGGCTAGAGAGTGTGCAAAATGTCTTCGAGAGATCTTTGGAGCTAATAAAACCCTAGCTAGCCACTTTTAATGGACTGGAACTGTCTGTataggaaaacaaaatatagacCAGGCCCGTACTCTTAGGTCATTTATAAAATACTTGATTTGTTGCTATCGTTCCGTCGCGAGcaaggtaaaaaataatttcaatattaaaaacattattcaaataaaaaaaattcaaatctcgAATTActaattcaattaataatttaaagaatgtaaaaaaattgcattaaaaaaataaactaataaaaaatatataaaaaaaactaaatatgaaTCTGTTCTTATTATCAAATAACTCAAAAGgtgaatttaaaacaaaaaaatataatttttttaaaaaatatattgaatcggGTGAACTCAAAAACCTCATGATCATGGATGTAACATTgaaataatcttatagaaaaaaaaacaaagaaaaaagtttgaagaataaaattaaaataaatcaatttagtgAATCTATGTAAACCTTTAAAATCAATAATCCTAATCGTTAACCCAAAGTTAACCCAATAGAAGTcagacacaaaaaataataaatcaaaacttaaaaaaaaaagaaaacattagtaataaaggaaaaaaaccaagtaaactcGAACGAACCTTTTAGATCTGGTCTAATCTTTAAAACATGCAATTTATGAAATCTTAGAtttagtttcaattaaaaaatttaattttcaattaatttaattttgaatgatgaaattgtaaaaaaaatattaataaaaaaccttgcaaaagcaaaaaaatagcaacaaaaagaataataataaattttgataggaaaaaaaccaCAGgattatgaaatttgaaaaataaaataaaaatgattctaaaaaaaataatagcaattgaaaataataaagattaaatttgaaagattataaATTCAtgggaggatgaaattgaaaaatatttgtaattcaaTAGactatttatagattaaaaaaataatagaggtaaaatttaaaaaaaataaaggactaGCCTAATATAAgccaaaccataaaaaataacaaaacaaaacaaaacaaaataaggtaaaacttttattttttgaaaaaacaattcatattaAATCGAGTGAACTTAAAATCTTCATGACTATGGGTATCGgattgagataatctcatatgaaaaaaagtagagaaaaaaatttgaagaatgaaattgaaataaatcaattttaaaacagaaaaaaatgaacctGTGTAAACCTTAAAAATTAGTGATATTGGTCATAAACTCGAAGTTAACCCAATAGAaagcaaacataaaaaataataaaatcaaaactaaaaaaaagataaaaaaataaaaaaacatcgacttaaaaaaaaaaccaagcaaacccgAGTAAAACTTTTAGATCTAATTTAATCTCTCTTGCAACTTGTGAAATCTTAGACTcgggttcaataaaaaaatttaattctcaaccaatttaattttgaatgatagaattgtggaaaaaatattaataaaaagacttgcaaaataaaaaattatcaacaaaaaaataaggataaattttgataaaaagacacccaaggaggatgaaatttgaaaaaaaaaatattattctaaacaaattaatagcaattaaaagaataaaaatcaaatttaaaagattataaatttataaggggtgaaattgaaaaatatttgtaattcaGGCTAAAACCTAGTCATTCTAAAATCCACATTTTAATG
This window contains:
- the LOC133672586 gene encoding large ribosomal subunit protein uL1y-like, whose product is MSKLAGDTIREAVTTIKNGVNEKPRKFVQTIELQIGLKNYDPQKDKRFSGSVKLPHIPRPKMKVCMLGDAQHVEEATSIGLQWMDVEALKKLNKNKKLVKKLSKQYHAFLASESVIKQIPRLLGPGLNKAGKFPTLVTHQESLESKVNEIKATVKFQLKKVLCMGVAVGNCDMEDKQIFQNVQMSVNFLVSLLKKNWQNVKSLHLKSTMGTPVRLY
- the LOC133672397 gene encoding B3 domain-containing transcription factor VRN1-like produces the protein MKNQKIAIPRRFLRKHGESLSKSAVIKVPSAATWKVELLKHKDEVSFAKGWEMFIAYYSIDYGDFLVEYEGNSLFTVFIIDKSFTEVGYQWNNTDAAESNQEDKLEDHEDDDDDDAFVEFIDISSGSQETGKGTKGKEKLGCSRNSEEYEGDHGGRPAENKCHPSGTPLVISCYFT